A DNA window from Bacteroides cellulosilyticus contains the following coding sequences:
- a CDS encoding alpha/beta hydrolase, producing MKKGIKYSLIGLLAVIIIALTGASFYMLGYSLRPEHNKGKDIPGSYEYMLSEYPQIKPWIDSLQTVGALRDTFIINPDGVQLHAIYAAAPEPTHKTAVIVHGYTDDCIRMLMIGYLYNKDLKYNILLPDLQNQGLSGGPAIQMGWKDRLDVLRWMDIANDIYGGNTQMVVHGISMGAATTMMVSGEPQQPFVKCFVEDCGYTSVWDEFSYELKGQFGLPPFPLMYTTSWLCNAKYGWNFKEASSLNQVRKCKLPMFFIHGDADTYVPTWMVYPLYEAKSEPKELWLAPGATHAMSYKDHPEEYTERVKNFVGKYIY from the coding sequence ATGAAGAAAGGTATCAAGTACAGTCTGATCGGACTGCTAGCAGTTATCATTATTGCCCTCACAGGTGCGAGTTTCTACATGCTCGGCTACTCGCTGAGACCGGAGCACAACAAAGGGAAAGATATTCCCGGCTCCTACGAGTATATGCTCAGCGAGTACCCGCAAATCAAGCCTTGGATAGATAGTTTGCAAACTGTCGGTGCTTTACGGGATACCTTTATTATCAACCCTGACGGGGTGCAACTGCATGCCATTTACGCAGCCGCTCCCGAACCTACCCACAAAACAGCCGTCATCGTGCATGGTTATACGGACGATTGCATCCGTATGCTGATGATAGGTTACCTTTACAATAAAGATTTAAAGTATAACATTCTGCTGCCCGACCTGCAGAATCAGGGATTAAGCGGAGGCCCTGCCATTCAAATGGGTTGGAAAGACCGGCTGGACGTATTGCGCTGGATGGACATTGCCAACGATATTTACGGCGGAAATACCCAAATGGTAGTACATGGCATCTCTATGGGTGCCGCCACCACCATGATGGTATCCGGTGAGCCTCAACAACCTTTTGTGAAATGTTTTGTGGAAGATTGCGGTTATACCAGCGTATGGGACGAATTCTCCTACGAGTTGAAAGGACAGTTCGGACTGCCTCCTTTCCCGTTGATGTACACCACCAGCTGGCTGTGCAACGCGAAATACGGTTGGAACTTCAAGGAAGCTTCTTCGCTGAATCAGGTCAGGAAATGCAAACTGCCGATGTTCTTCATTCATGGCGATGCAGATACATACGTACCCACCTGGATGGTATATCCTCTCTACGAGGCAAAATCGGAACCTAAAGAATTGTGGCTTGCCCCCGGTGCCACACACGCCATGTCCTACAAGGATCATCCGGAGGAATACACCGAACGTGTGAAGAATTTTGTAGGAAAATACATCTATTGA
- a CDS encoding shikimate dehydrogenase family protein has protein sequence MQKYGLIGYPLRHSFSIGYFNEKFKSENIDAEYVNFEIPNINDFMEVIEENPNLCGLNVTIPYKEQVIPFLDELDKDTAKIGAVNVIKIIRQPKGKIKLVGYNSDIIGFTQSIEPLLQPHHKKALILGTGGASKAVYRGLANLGIESVFVSRTKKESSYLTYDELTPEIMQEYTIIVNCTPVGMYPKVDFCPDIPYDQLTPNHLLYDLLYNPNETLFMKKGEAHGAVTKNGLEMLLLQAFAAWEIWNK, from the coding sequence ATGCAGAAATACGGTTTAATAGGCTATCCGCTGAGACATTCGTTTTCCATCGGATATTTCAATGAAAAGTTCAAATCGGAGAATATCGACGCCGAATATGTAAACTTTGAAATACCCAACATCAATGACTTTATGGAAGTCATAGAGGAAAATCCCAACCTCTGCGGACTAAATGTGACCATCCCGTACAAGGAGCAGGTCATCCCCTTTCTTGACGAGCTGGACAAAGATACCGCAAAGATCGGCGCAGTGAACGTCATCAAAATCATCCGCCAGCCGAAGGGAAAAATAAAGCTTGTCGGCTACAACTCGGATATCATAGGTTTTACACAGTCCATTGAGCCTTTACTGCAACCCCATCACAAGAAAGCGCTGATTCTGGGTACAGGCGGTGCATCCAAAGCCGTCTATCGCGGACTGGCCAATCTGGGCATCGAAAGCGTATTCGTATCGCGTACAAAAAAGGAATCGTCTTACCTCACTTATGACGAACTGACACCGGAGATCATGCAGGAATATACTATTATCGTAAACTGCACACCCGTAGGCATGTATCCTAAGGTGGATTTCTGTCCGGATATTCCTTATGATCAATTAACTCCCAACCATTTACTCTACGATTTGTTATATAATCCTAATGAAACCCTTTTCATGAAAAAGGGAGAGGCTCACGGTGCCGTTACTAAAAACGGACTGGAAATGCTGTTATTGCAAGCATTTGCCGCATGGGAAATATGGAACAAATAG
- the ubiE gene encoding bifunctional demethylmenaquinone methyltransferase/2-methoxy-6-polyprenyl-1,4-benzoquinol methylase UbiE has protein sequence MDYPQEHIKPYGEDGKKSEQVEEMFDNIAPAYDKLNHTLSLGIDRSWRRKAINWLKPFQPKRIMDVATGTGDFAILACRELQPDELIGTDISEGMMDVGRNKVKQAHLSDKISFAREDCTSLSFADDTFDAVTVAFGIRNFEGLDKGLAEMCRVLKTGGHLVILELSTPDRFPMKQLFTIYSKVVIPLLGKCLSKDNSAYTYLPQSIRAFPQGEVMQKVIRKAGFSQVNFRRLTFGICTLYTATK, from the coding sequence ATGGATTATCCCCAGGAACATATCAAACCCTACGGTGAGGACGGAAAGAAGAGTGAACAGGTAGAAGAAATGTTCGACAACATTGCTCCTGCTTATGATAAGCTGAACCATACCCTTTCATTAGGCATCGACCGCAGTTGGCGTCGGAAAGCGATCAATTGGTTAAAGCCTTTCCAGCCGAAGCGCATCATGGACGTAGCCACCGGTACAGGTGACTTTGCCATTCTTGCCTGCCGCGAGTTGCAGCCTGACGAACTGATAGGCACCGACATCTCAGAGGGAATGATGGACGTGGGACGTAATAAAGTAAAACAGGCGCACCTCTCGGACAAAATATCCTTTGCCCGGGAGGACTGCACCTCTCTCTCATTTGCCGATGACACGTTCGATGCTGTAACCGTAGCGTTCGGTATCCGCAACTTCGAAGGGTTGGACAAAGGGTTGGCGGAAATGTGCCGCGTGCTGAAAACCGGAGGACATCTCGTCATTCTGGAACTCTCCACACCGGACCGTTTTCCAATGAAACAACTTTTCACCATCTACTCCAAAGTAGTCATCCCCCTGCTCGGCAAATGCCTGTCAAAAGACAATAGTGCTTACACCTACCTGCCCCAAAGCATCCGTGCTTTCCCGCAAGGCGAAGTGATGCAGAAAGTTATTCGCAAAGCAGGTTTCAGTCAGGTTAATTTCCGCAGACTGACATTCGGTATATGCACTCTTTATACTGCGACTAAATGA